In Clostridium swellfunianum, a genomic segment contains:
- the ahpF gene encoding alkyl hydroperoxide reductase subunit F translates to MILDADIKSQLAQYLQLMEGDVVLKVSAGSDDISNDMLALVNELALMSSRIIVEKVELSRTPSFSVNRVGEETGVTFAGIPLGHEFTSLVLALLQVSGRPSKVEAKVIDQIKNIKGEYHFESYISLSCHNCPDVVQALNLMSILNSGITHTMIDGTAFKNEVENKNIMAVPTVYLNGEFFGSGRMTIEEILAKIGEGSDASEFDTKEPFDVLVIGGGPSGASAAIYSARKGIRTGIVAERFGGQVLETVGIENFISVKYTEGSKLAASLEEHVKEYNIDIMKAQRAKNIEKKELIEVELENGAVLKSKSVIISTGARWRNVGVPGEAEFKNNGVAYCPHCDGPLFKGKDVAVIGGGNSGIEAAIDLAGIVKHVTVLEFMPELKADAVLQERLYSLPNVTVLKNVQTKEITGTDKVNGITYIDRATGEESHVELQGVFVQIGLVPNTEWLGNTVERNRMGEIIVDNRGATSVSGIFAAGDCTNSPYKQIIISMGSGASAALGAFDYLIRN, encoded by the coding sequence ATGATACTGGACGCAGATATAAAATCCCAATTAGCTCAATATCTTCAACTGATGGAGGGCGACGTGGTCTTGAAGGTAAGTGCTGGGTCCGACGATATATCTAATGACATGCTAGCTCTAGTTAATGAGCTAGCTTTAATGTCATCTAGAATTATTGTAGAAAAAGTTGAACTTTCAAGAACACCAAGCTTTAGTGTGAATCGTGTTGGAGAGGAAACTGGAGTAACTTTTGCCGGTATTCCTTTAGGGCATGAATTTACTTCCCTAGTACTAGCTCTACTTCAAGTTAGCGGAAGACCTTCAAAGGTTGAGGCAAAAGTAATTGATCAAATTAAAAATATTAAAGGTGAATACCATTTTGAATCATATATTAGTTTAAGCTGCCACAACTGTCCTGATGTTGTTCAGGCATTAAACCTGATGAGTATTCTTAACTCAGGCATTACTCATACTATGATTGACGGTACTGCCTTCAAGAATGAGGTAGAAAATAAAAATATTATGGCAGTGCCTACTGTTTATCTAAATGGTGAGTTCTTTGGTAGTGGTCGTATGACAATCGAAGAAATACTTGCAAAGATCGGCGAAGGTTCAGATGCTTCAGAGTTTGATACTAAGGAGCCATTTGATGTGCTAGTTATTGGAGGGGGACCTTCAGGTGCTAGTGCAGCTATCTATTCAGCACGTAAGGGAATTCGTACAGGAATAGTAGCTGAACGCTTCGGTGGTCAAGTGCTTGAAACTGTTGGAATCGAAAACTTTATTAGTGTAAAATATACTGAAGGTTCTAAGCTTGCAGCAAGCCTTGAAGAACATGTTAAAGAATATAATATTGATATTATGAAGGCACAACGTGCTAAAAATATAGAAAAGAAAGAATTAATTGAAGTTGAACTTGAAAATGGCGCTGTTTTAAAGAGTAAGAGTGTAATTATTTCAACAGGTGCTCGCTGGCGTAACGTTGGCGTACCTGGAGAAGCAGAATTTAAGAACAATGGCGTAGCTTACTGTCCTCACTGTGATGGTCCATTATTTAAAGGAAAAGATGTAGCAGTTATTGGAGGTGGAAACTCCGGTATTGAAGCAGCAATCGATCTTGCAGGTATCGTAAAACATGTAACTGTTCTTGAATTTATGCCAGAGCTTAAAGCAGATGCAGTTCTCCAAGAGCGTCTGTATAGCCTTCCTAATGTAACAGTGCTAAAAAATGTTCAAACAAAGGAAATCACTGGAACTGACAAGGTAAATGGAATTACCTACATTGACCGTGCTACAGGTGAAGAATCTCATGTTGAACTTCAAGGTGTATTCGTCCAAATAGGACTTGTACCAAATACAGAATGGTTAGGTAATACAGTTGAACGTAATCGTATGGGTGAAATTATAGTTGATAATCGCGGTGCTACAAGTGTTTCCGGTATATTTGCTGCAGGTGATTGTACAAATAGTCCCTATAAACAGATTATTATATCTATGGGTTCAGGTGCAAGTGCAGCCTTAGGTGCATTTGATTATTTAATACGAAACTAA
- the ahpC gene encoding alkyl hydroperoxide reductase subunit C produces MSLIGKEIQPFKAQAYQNGKFVEVTEGDFKGKWSIVCFYPADFTFVCPTELEDLQNNYEELKSLGAEVYSVSTDTHYTHKAWHDSSEAIKKITYTMIGDPSHALSRNFDVLIEADGLADRGTFIIDPDGVIQAVEINAGGIGRDASTLINKIKAAQYVRNNPGEVCPARWKEGAATLKPSLDLVGKI; encoded by the coding sequence ATGTCATTAATCGGGAAAGAAATTCAGCCATTCAAGGCGCAGGCTTATCAAAACGGAAAATTTGTAGAAGTTACAGAAGGTGATTTTAAAGGAAAGTGGAGCATAGTTTGCTTCTACCCAGCAGATTTTACTTTTGTATGTCCAACAGAATTAGAAGACTTGCAAAATAACTACGAAGAACTAAAATCACTTGGTGCTGAAGTTTACTCAGTTTCAACAGATACTCACTACACACATAAAGCATGGCATGATAGCTCAGAAGCTATTAAGAAAATTACTTACACTATGATTGGTGACCCATCACATGCACTATCAAGAAACTTTGATGTATTAATAGAAGCTGATGGTCTTGCTGATCGTGGTACCTTTATAATAGATCCAGACGGTGTTATTCAAGCTGTTGAAATCAACGCTGGCGGAATTGGACGTGATGCAAGCACTCTAATCAACAAGATAAAGGCTGCTCAATATGTAAGAAACAATCCTGGCGAAGTTTGCCCAGCTAGATGGAAAGAAGGAGCTGCTACACTTAAGCCAAGTCTTGATTTAGTAGGAAAGATATAA
- a CDS encoding helix-turn-helix transcriptional regulator has translation MVVNNLCASMDNFYLCTHIPMKSYKTCGSLIYSVGYDEALDKVFCENNIFEAAKIRLLNKGKVPYITVTCVDNINFTAFNICSCSINEGFFIFGPYKTNADLCIGNIVYKPLDCIPHIVSLFYNIRNDSYFLKPDKSQANSIGSYTEKAVTYIKDNFHKPITLDDISNHIKINRCYFCNLFKKETGKTYSQFLNDTRIEKSKELLINTSLSVLEVSLSVGFNNQNYFNMIFKKLTNKTPLEYRSNNMV, from the coding sequence ATGGTTGTAAATAACTTATGTGCTTCAATGGATAACTTTTATCTCTGTACACATATACCAATGAAGTCTTATAAAACTTGCGGATCCCTAATTTACTCAGTAGGTTATGATGAAGCTTTAGATAAAGTATTTTGTGAAAACAATATTTTTGAAGCTGCAAAAATAAGACTTTTAAACAAGGGAAAAGTCCCTTACATAACAGTCACATGTGTAGATAATATTAATTTTACTGCCTTTAATATTTGTTCTTGCAGCATAAATGAAGGCTTTTTTATTTTTGGGCCATACAAAACTAATGCAGATTTATGTATTGGTAATATAGTGTACAAACCCTTAGACTGTATACCTCATATTGTCTCTTTGTTCTATAATATAAGAAACGATTCATACTTTTTAAAACCAGATAAATCTCAAGCAAATTCTATTGGCTCTTATACAGAAAAGGCTGTTACCTATATAAAAGATAATTTTCATAAACCTATAACTTTAGATGATATCTCTAACCATATAAAGATTAATAGATGTTATTTTTGCAATTTATTCAAAAAAGAGACTGGTAAAACCTATTCTCAGTTTTTAAATGATACAAGAATAGAAAAAAGCAAGGAACTTCTAATTAATACTTCTTTATCGGTACTAGAAGTTTCCCTTTCAGTTGGCTTTAACAATCAAAATTATTTTAATATGATTTTTAAGAAACTTACTAACAAGACTCCTCTTGAGTATAGAAGTAACAACATGGTTTAA
- a CDS encoding ABC transporter permease: MKKIYLVVALIILSMVSIFVGVKDISILDIVRFNEDKIKVIALSRVPRLISIIVVGMSMSISGLIMQQISRNRFVSPTTAATEDSAKMGMLVSLMIFTDASSIQKMLISFVFALTGTFLFMKILKRIKFKNAVFIPLVGIMVGNIIDSITTFFSYKYDLVQNISSWLQGNFSMVIKGNYELLYISVPLLIIAYLYANKFTVAGMGEDFAANLGLNYNRVVNIGIIIISLVSSVVVITIGKVPFLGLIIPNIVTMYLGDNMKKSIPHTALLGAVFVLFCDILGRIILYPYEVSIGLVVGVIGSVLFLYLLFSSRGAKSYGT; encoded by the coding sequence ATGAAGAAAATATATCTGGTTGTAGCCTTAATTATTTTATCAATGGTTTCTATCTTCGTAGGAGTAAAAGATATATCTATTTTAGATATAGTTCGCTTCAATGAAGATAAGATTAAAGTAATAGCTCTAAGCCGTGTGCCTCGACTTATCAGCATAATAGTAGTTGGAATGAGCATGAGCATAAGCGGACTCATTATGCAGCAGATAAGTAGAAATAGATTCGTATCTCCAACAACCGCCGCAACAGAGGATAGTGCTAAAATGGGAATGCTCGTATCTTTAATGATATTTACAGATGCTAGTTCGATACAAAAAATGCTTATATCTTTTGTTTTTGCATTAACTGGCACATTTTTGTTTATGAAAATATTAAAAAGAATAAAATTTAAAAATGCAGTTTTTATTCCCCTTGTAGGAATAATGGTTGGAAACATCATTGATTCAATAACAACCTTTTTCTCATATAAATATGATCTTGTGCAAAACATTTCTTCTTGGCTTCAGGGAAATTTTTCAATGGTTATAAAGGGAAATTATGAACTTTTATATATTAGTGTTCCTTTACTCATAATTGCTTATCTATATGCTAATAAGTTTACTGTTGCAGGAATGGGAGAAGATTTTGCAGCTAATTTAGGTCTCAACTATAACAGAGTAGTAAATATAGGAATTATCATTATTTCATTAGTATCCTCAGTAGTTGTTATAACAATAGGGAAGGTTCCTTTTTTAGGACTAATAATTCCTAATATAGTAACTATGTATCTAGGAGATAACATGAAAAAGAGTATCCCACATACAGCACTGCTAGGAGCGGTATTTGTTCTGTTTTGTGACATTTTAGGAAGAATAATTTTATATCCGTATGAGGTTTCCATTGGGCTTGTTGTAGGAGTAATAGGCAGCGTCTTGTTCTTATATTTATTGTTTTCATCAAGGGGGGCTAAGTCTTATGGGACATAG
- a CDS encoding iron chelate uptake ABC transporter family permease subunit, whose protein sequence is MGHRKKIALISILSIVLIILFITLGLTSSNYQYALSRRIPKTLAIILTGGTIAFSSMIFQTITNNRILTPSVLGLDSLYMFIQTFVVFVLGSKNITTINSNVNFALSIGLMMFFSVLLFNVLFRKENSNIYFLLLVGLIFGTLFQSLSSFMQMIIDPNEFTIIQGKMFASFNSVNTGILWVSTVIIAIIAVYTYDYIKILDVLSLGREQAINLGVNYDKVVKRMLIVVAILVSISTALVGPITFLGLLVVNLSREFLKTYKHSYLIIGSILISIVALIGGQLVIERFMNFSTTLSVIINFIGGLYFIYLLLKENKA, encoded by the coding sequence ATGGGACATAGAAAGAAAATAGCTTTAATTTCAATATTATCAATAGTACTAATTATATTATTTATTACCCTGGGGTTAACAAGCAGCAACTATCAATACGCGCTTTCGAGACGTATACCGAAAACTTTAGCAATCATTTTAACCGGAGGAACTATAGCTTTTTCATCAATGATATTTCAAACAATAACTAATAATCGTATATTAACTCCAAGTGTTTTAGGCTTAGATTCTTTATATATGTTTATACAAACCTTTGTTGTTTTTGTACTTGGGTCTAAAAACATAACAACTATAAATAGTAATGTAAATTTTGCTTTATCAATTGGTTTAATGATGTTTTTTTCAGTACTGCTGTTTAATGTGCTTTTTAGAAAAGAAAACAGTAACATTTATTTTCTATTGTTAGTAGGATTAATATTTGGAACTTTATTTCAAAGCTTATCCTCTTTTATGCAAATGATAATAGATCCGAATGAATTTACAATAATACAAGGAAAGATGTTTGCAAGCTTTAATAGCGTTAATACAGGTATACTTTGGGTATCCACCGTTATCATAGCAATTATAGCTGTTTATACCTATGACTACATCAAAATTTTAGACGTTTTATCATTAGGAAGAGAACAGGCTATTAATCTAGGAGTTAACTATGACAAGGTTGTAAAAAGAATGCTTATTGTTGTAGCAATTCTTGTTTCAATATCTACAGCTTTAGTAGGACCAATAACCTTCTTAGGGCTTCTTGTAGTTAACCTATCTCGAGAGTTCTTAAAAACCTATAAACATAGTTATTTGATAATAGGCTCTATACTTATAAGCATAGTAGCCTTGATTGGCGGACAACTAGTAATTGAAAGATTTATGAATTTTAGTACAACTTTAAGCGTTATTATTAATTTTATTGGTGGATTGTATTTTATTTATCTGCTGTTAAAGGAGAATAAAGCATGA
- a CDS encoding iron ABC transporter ATP-binding protein — MIEVKNITKKYGNKSVVDNVSLKISKGKITSFIGPNGAGKSTLVSIISRLLKRDGGDVIIEGKELSQWKSDELAKKISILKQSNHISIRLTIRELISFGRFPYSQGNLTKDDISYIDEALEYMKLIDIQDKYLDELSGGQRQRAYIAMVIAQNTEYILLDEPLNNLDMKHSVQIMKTLRDLADNLGKTIILVIHDINFASCYSDYIVALKDGRIAKEGPTHEIIDKEVLEDIYEMEFRVEDLESYRVCIYF; from the coding sequence ATGATAGAGGTTAAAAACATAACAAAAAAATATGGGAACAAAAGTGTAGTAGATAATGTATCTTTAAAAATATCAAAAGGTAAAATCACTAGCTTTATTGGACCAAATGGAGCGGGAAAAAGTACTTTAGTATCTATAATAAGTCGCCTTTTAAAGAGAGATGGAGGAGACGTGATTATTGAAGGCAAAGAGCTTTCCCAGTGGAAAAGCGATGAACTTGCAAAGAAAATATCAATACTAAAGCAGTCAAATCATATAAGCATAAGACTAACCATTAGAGAGCTAATAAGCTTTGGCAGATTCCCATATTCTCAAGGCAATCTTACTAAAGATGATATTAGTTATATTGATGAGGCCTTAGAATATATGAAGCTTATAGATATACAAGACAAGTATCTTGATGAATTAAGCGGGGGACAAAGGCAAAGAGCTTATATAGCTATGGTTATTGCTCAAAATACAGAATATATTCTGTTAGACGAACCTCTTAATAACTTGGATATGAAACATTCGGTTCAAATTATGAAAACCTTAAGAGATTTGGCTGATAATTTAGGAAAAACAATTATCTTAGTTATTCATGATATTAATTTTGCATCTTGTTATTCAGATTATATAGTTGCCTTAAAGGATGGAAGGATTGCTAAAGAAGGTCCTACTCATGAAATTATTGATAAGGAGGTGTTAGAAGACATATATGAAATGGAGTTCAGAGTAGAAGATTTGGAAAGTTATAGAGTTTGTATTTACTTTTAA
- a CDS encoding siderophore ABC transporter substrate-binding protein — translation MKKKVIVIVAILVIAIVSTVVYAQAGKSNKSQVNVESNTKINIKHELGEVSLNKNPKKVVVFDYGIVDALDKMGVEIAALPKGSLPTFLQKYKDDKYTDVGTLKEPNFEKIFEVKPDLIIISGRQATLYEEFKKIAPTVYMAINNEDYMASFKNNMITLGNIFDKKDVVDKELKVIENKVKVLNEKATASSKNALVVLVNEGAMSAYGQVSRFGVIHNSFGFPPVDKNIEVSTHGQSISFEYIVEKNPDYLFVVDRNAIVGGSTTANKTLENELIKSTSAFKNNHIIYLDPEVWYTSTGGFTSTAKMVDEVQATVK, via the coding sequence ATGAAGAAAAAGGTAATAGTAATAGTTGCAATTCTAGTAATTGCTATTGTATCAACTGTTGTTTATGCACAGGCAGGAAAGAGTAACAAATCACAAGTAAATGTTGAATCAAATACAAAAATAAATATAAAACATGAACTAGGAGAAGTGAGTCTTAATAAGAACCCCAAAAAAGTAGTAGTGTTTGATTATGGTATAGTGGATGCTCTTGATAAGATGGGTGTAGAAATAGCTGCGCTGCCAAAGGGAAGCCTGCCAACTTTTCTACAAAAATATAAAGATGATAAATATACAGATGTAGGGACACTAAAGGAACCAAATTTTGAAAAAATATTTGAAGTTAAGCCAGATTTAATAATAATTTCTGGTAGACAAGCGACTCTTTATGAAGAATTTAAGAAGATTGCCCCTACAGTTTATATGGCTATAAATAATGAAGATTATATGGCCTCTTTTAAAAACAACATGATAACTTTAGGTAATATTTTTGACAAAAAAGATGTGGTAGACAAAGAGCTTAAGGTTATTGAAAATAAAGTTAAGGTCTTAAATGAAAAAGCAACTGCAAGTTCTAAAAATGCTTTGGTAGTTTTAGTTAACGAAGGTGCTATGAGTGCTTATGGACAAGTTTCAAGATTTGGAGTTATACACAATTCCTTTGGTTTTCCTCCAGTTGATAAAAATATAGAAGTTTCTACTCACGGCCAAAGTATATCCTTTGAGTATATAGTAGAAAAGAACCCTGATTATTTATTTGTAGTAGATAGAAATGCTATTGTAGGCGGAAGTACGACTGCTAATAAGACATTAGAAAATGAATTAATTAAGAGTACTTCAGCGTTTAAAAATAATCATATAATATATCTTGACCCAGAAGTTTGGTATACATCAACAGGTGGATTTACTTCTACAGCAAAAATGGTTGATGAAGTTCAGGCAACTGTAAAGTAA
- a CDS encoding NADH:flavin oxidoreductase: MKTLYEKAKLGNIIASNRFIRSATWENMASEEGHMTNELYELYEELAKGEVGIIITGYANIVKEEKPNAGMMGMYNDSFIDEYRKLTNIVHAHGSKIIMQLAYGGTKTTYNVEDRIIFAPSEVPDLTTNVKGKPMSREDIEYIIEAFAEAGRRAKESGFDGVEVHGAHTYLINQFLSPYYNKRTDEYGGCLENRMRFLLEIYQRIREKVGTSFPILVKLTATEFFDGGLTFQETIQICKELERIGCDGIELSGNIHGKAKSMVGKIFDGHELVSEGYFIEYAKIISNETNIPIITVGGFRDITIIERILTETNIDFFALSRPLLTEPHLIKRWKTGDRTPAKCIRCSKCRTPEGNYCVTFNKVN, encoded by the coding sequence ATGAAAACATTATATGAGAAAGCTAAATTAGGAAATATAATTGCTTCGAACCGTTTTATTAGAAGCGCTACGTGGGAAAACATGGCTAGCGAAGAGGGACATATGACAAATGAGCTTTATGAGCTATATGAAGAACTTGCAAAAGGTGAAGTCGGAATTATAATAACAGGCTATGCTAATATAGTTAAGGAAGAGAAACCTAATGCTGGAATGATGGGTATGTACAACGATTCCTTTATAGATGAGTACAGAAAACTTACTAATATAGTTCATGCTCATGGTTCAAAAATAATTATGCAATTAGCTTATGGAGGAACAAAAACAACCTATAATGTTGAGGATAGAATTATCTTTGCACCGAGCGAAGTTCCTGATTTAACTACTAATGTTAAAGGAAAGCCAATGAGTAGAGAAGATATTGAGTATATAATAGAAGCTTTCGCCGAAGCTGGAAGAAGAGCTAAAGAATCAGGCTTTGACGGTGTCGAAGTCCATGGAGCTCATACTTATTTAATTAATCAATTCTTAAGTCCTTATTACAATAAGAGGACAGATGAATATGGTGGATGTCTTGAAAACAGAATGAGGTTTCTACTAGAAATTTATCAGAGAATTAGAGAGAAAGTAGGCACTAGCTTTCCTATACTAGTTAAGCTAACTGCAACAGAGTTTTTTGACGGAGGTCTAACTTTCCAAGAAACTATACAAATTTGCAAGGAACTTGAAAGAATTGGCTGTGATGGAATTGAGCTCTCAGGAAATATTCACGGAAAAGCAAAATCAATGGTTGGTAAGATTTTTGATGGTCATGAATTAGTGTCTGAAGGGTATTTTATCGAATACGCTAAAATTATAAGTAACGAAACCAATATCCCAATTATTACAGTCGGTGGATTCAGAGATATTACTATCATAGAAAGGATTCTCACAGAAACAAATATAGATTTTTTTGCTCTTTCAAGGCCTTTGCTTACTGAGCCACACTTAATAAAGCGCTGGAAAACAGGAGACAGAACTCCTGCAAAATGTATAAGATGTTCAAAATGCAGAACTCCTGAGGGCAACTATTGTGTAACTTTTAATAAGGTAAACTAA
- a CDS encoding Imm53 family immunity protein, which yields MSVLSILQNWYENIAQSSCSTGIQIETISECGWYVCIDLFDTLYEAKTFDAVSVQKGEKSWIKCTKENALFKGYGGVQNLEDILGIFYNWIVNENI from the coding sequence ATGTCAGTATTAAGTATACTTCAGAATTGGTATGAAAATATAGCTCAAAGTAGCTGCAGTACAGGGATTCAAATAGAAACTATAAGTGAATGTGGATGGTACGTATGCATTGATTTATTTGATACCTTATACGAAGCTAAAACCTTTGATGCTGTAAGTGTTCAAAAGGGTGAGAAGAGTTGGATTAAATGCACTAAGGAGAATGCATTGTTCAAAGGCTACGGTGGAGTGCAAAATCTAGAGGATATCTTGGGCATTTTCTATAATTGGATAGTCAATGAGAATATTTAA
- a CDS encoding SGNH/GDSL hydrolase family protein, producing the protein MELKESYNLVVFGDSITKGVVYDSEKSRYSNLKDCFVNLVGSSIKGTVYNAGRFGSTIIRGISKMYNDVLKKTPDIVLIEFGGNDCDFDWDEIAHKPDIEHKPNTDLSTFRDTLLIMIDTFRKSNITPVLMTLPPLDYKRYFKWITKGDELSEQNVLSWLGSEIEIYNWHKAYNEIIVEVSNRTKTLMVDVRSEFLKYRDYSRFLCIDGIHPNSEGHSLIAKVMLNFIENNYKFLLQGNRI; encoded by the coding sequence ATGGAATTAAAGGAAAGTTATAACTTAGTTGTTTTTGGTGACTCTATAACAAAGGGAGTTGTTTATGACAGTGAAAAGTCTAGATATTCCAATTTAAAGGATTGCTTTGTTAATTTGGTTGGAAGCAGTATAAAGGGGACTGTATATAATGCAGGAAGGTTTGGAAGCACCATTATAAGAGGTATAAGCAAAATGTATAATGATGTTTTGAAAAAAACTCCTGATATTGTACTTATTGAGTTTGGTGGTAATGATTGTGATTTTGATTGGGATGAAATTGCTCATAAGCCAGATATTGAACATAAGCCTAATACTGATTTGTCAACTTTCCGTGATACATTACTTATCATGATAGATACATTTAGAAAATCTAATATAACTCCAGTGCTTATGACATTGCCCCCATTAGATTATAAAAGATACTTTAAGTGGATTACAAAAGGTGATGAATTGTCTGAGCAGAATGTTTTGAGTTGGTTAGGCTCGGAGATAGAGATATATAATTGGCACAAAGCATACAATGAAATAATTGTTGAAGTATCAAACAGAACAAAAACCCTTATGGTAGATGTGAGGTCAGAGTTTCTTAAATATAGAGATTACAGCAGGTTCTTATGTATAGATGGAATTCATCCTAACAGTGAAGGACATTCTTTGATTGCAAAAGTAATGCTTAATTTTATAGAGAATAACTATAAATTTTTACTTCAGGGAAATAGAATTTAA
- a CDS encoding MBL fold metallo-hydrolase produces the protein MAEINTKIRFWSGLKTIGGTIISIEYESSRIIFDFGLTYSPADEFSAVVKTRPHALVEDYINLNKIPPIDGLYSKKDLRNIDNIISSEESDKDTAVFISHLHLDHIGAMGMISSNIPVYLTEESLKLYKELEKIEEGVSGKRTYRTIKYNEVLSVGAIKVTAVQLDHDVLGACGFFIETPDVRIVYSGDLRLHGKHPEFTRNFASKANSFKPNILMMEGTMINGEKDSKDTKPSDELEGINTEHQVKEMFINKFEKAKGLVIVNASERNLERFADIVEAAMATGRQIVLETETAYLLDKLMNVRDALIYRSQELESTFEKNYKQEWLTELLENCRTISYEQVNLTPYNYVVQNSFKNLMELLDLNLKKGVYIHSNAVPLGAYDPDYEKLQEFVRKLKLDYEYIGTPGHAFHSHLKYIIDTIKPEILVPLHSLYPEKLYPESKLQFLPNYGIEYIFKDKKMIKLKVK, from the coding sequence ATGGCAGAGATTAATACCAAGATAAGATTTTGGAGTGGACTTAAAACTATTGGTGGGACTATCATTTCAATAGAATATGAAAGCAGCAGGATTATATTTGACTTTGGATTGACTTATAGCCCTGCTGATGAATTTAGTGCGGTTGTTAAAACTAGGCCTCATGCTTTAGTTGAAGATTATATTAATCTTAACAAGATACCTCCTATAGATGGATTGTATTCTAAAAAAGACTTGAGAAACATTGATAATATAATATCGTCAGAAGAAAGTGATAAAGATACTGCGGTATTCATATCTCATCTCCATTTAGATCATATTGGAGCAATGGGGATGATTTCTTCTAATATACCTGTTTACTTAACTGAAGAGTCACTGAAGCTCTATAAGGAGCTTGAAAAAATAGAAGAAGGTGTATCTGGCAAAAGGACTTATAGAACTATAAAATATAATGAAGTCTTAAGTGTTGGAGCTATAAAAGTTACTGCTGTTCAATTGGATCATGATGTTCTTGGTGCCTGTGGTTTTTTTATAGAGACACCTGATGTCAGGATTGTATACTCTGGGGATCTAAGACTTCATGGAAAACATCCGGAATTCACAAGAAACTTTGCTTCAAAAGCTAATAGCTTTAAGCCAAATATACTTATGATGGAAGGAACAATGATAAATGGTGAAAAGGATTCTAAGGATACTAAGCCCTCTGATGAGCTCGAAGGGATAAATACAGAGCATCAGGTTAAGGAAATGTTTATAAATAAATTTGAAAAGGCTAAAGGTTTGGTAATAGTAAATGCTTCTGAACGAAATCTTGAAAGATTTGCTGATATCGTTGAAGCAGCAATGGCAACAGGGAGACAAATTGTGTTAGAGACAGAAACAGCCTATTTATTAGACAAATTAATGAATGTCAGAGATGCACTTATATATAGGTCACAAGAATTAGAATCTACTTTTGAAAAAAATTATAAGCAAGAATGGTTAACAGAGCTATTAGAAAATTGTAGAACAATATCATATGAGCAAGTAAATTTAACTCCATATAATTATGTTGTTCAAAATTCCTTTAAAAACCTAATGGAGCTTTTGGATTTAAATTTAAAAAAAGGCGTTTATATACATTCAAATGCGGTACCTCTTGGAGCTTACGATCCTGACTATGAAAAGCTTCAGGAGTTTGTTAGAAAACTAAAGCTAGATTACGAGTATATAGGAACTCCTGGTCATGCTTTTCACTCACATTTGAAATATATTATAGATACTATCAAACCAGAAATTTTAGTTCCCCTTCATAGCCTTTATCCTGAAAAACTTTACCCCGAAAGCAAGCTTCAGTTTCTCCCAAACTATGGGATAGAATATATATTTAAGGACAAAAAAATGATTAAACTTAAGGTTAAATGA